A region from the Sulfitobacter sp. D7 genome encodes:
- the gpt gene encoding xanthine phosphoribosyltransferase yields MTKSKDASRLPHEKGFHISWDQIHRDSRALAWRLDGLGPDDGAWRAVVAITRGGMAPAMIVARELDIRTVDTISVMSYHSGGGAADQRREAKVLKSPDAEMMGDGTGILIVDDLVDSGKTIELVRELYPNAHFATVYAKPEGEPQVDTFITGVSQDTWIFFPWDMALQYVEPYRGKD; encoded by the coding sequence ATGACCAAATCCAAGGACGCCTCGCGCCTGCCCCATGAAAAGGGCTTTCACATCTCCTGGGATCAGATCCACCGCGACAGCCGTGCGCTGGCGTGGCGGCTCGATGGTCTTGGTCCCGACGATGGCGCGTGGCGTGCCGTGGTGGCGATCACCCGCGGCGGCATGGCCCCCGCGATGATCGTCGCGCGTGAGTTGGATATCCGCACCGTCGATACGATCTCGGTCATGTCCTACCATTCGGGCGGCGGCGCCGCCGACCAGCGCCGCGAGGCCAAGGTCCTGAAATCCCCCGACGCTGAGATGATGGGCGATGGCACCGGCATCCTGATCGTCGATGATCTGGTCGACAGCGGCAAGACCATTGAACTGGTGCGCGAACTTTACCCCAACGCCCATTTCGCCACCGTCTATGCCAAGCCCGAAGGCGAGCCGCAGGTCGATACTTTCATCACCGGCGTCAGCCAAGACACGTGGATCTTCTTCCCGTGGGACATGGCGCTGCAATATGTCGAGCCCTACCGCGGCAAGGACTGA
- the fabI gene encoding enoyl-ACP reductase FabI: MGNELMRGKRGLIMGLANDKSIAWGVAKALADAGAELAFSYQGDALKKRVGPLAEQLGSDIVLPCDVGDEASIDAMFDGLKERWDGLDFIVHAIGFSDKGELRGRYVDTSRGNFAMSMDISVYSFTAVMQRAEKMMSPGASALTLTYYGAEKVMPHYNVMGVAKAALEASVKYLAEDLGKDGIRVNAISAGPIKTLAASGIGDFRYIMKWNEYNSPLRRNVTTEDVGKAALFLLSDLGSGTTGENLHVDAGYHVVGMKAVDAPDMSKE; the protein is encoded by the coding sequence ATGGGAAACGAATTGATGCGGGGCAAGCGCGGGCTCATCATGGGTCTGGCGAATGACAAATCCATCGCATGGGGCGTGGCCAAAGCGCTGGCCGATGCGGGGGCGGAACTTGCCTTTTCCTACCAAGGTGACGCGCTCAAGAAACGTGTGGGGCCATTGGCCGAGCAGCTTGGCAGCGACATCGTTCTGCCCTGCGACGTCGGCGACGAAGCCTCGATCGACGCGATGTTTGATGGGCTGAAAGAACGCTGGGACGGGCTTGATTTCATCGTTCACGCCATCGGCTTTTCCGACAAGGGGGAACTGCGGGGCCGCTACGTCGACACCAGCCGCGGCAACTTCGCCATGTCGATGGATATCTCGGTATATTCCTTCACCGCCGTGATGCAGCGCGCGGAAAAGATGATGTCGCCCGGTGCCAGCGCCCTGACGCTGACCTACTACGGCGCCGAAAAGGTGATGCCGCATTATAATGTGATGGGTGTGGCCAAGGCCGCGTTGGAGGCGAGCGTTAAATACCTTGCCGAAGATCTGGGCAAGGACGGCATTCGCGTCAACGCGATCTCGGCGGGGCCGATCAAGACGCTGGCGGCCTCCGGCATCGGTGATTTCCGCTACATCATGAAATGGAACGAGTACAACTCCCCCCTGCGCCGCAATGTCACGACCGAGGATGTCGGCAAGGCCGCCCTCTTCCTGCTGTCGGATCTGGGCAGCGGCACCACGGGAGAGAACCTGCATGTCGACGCGGGCTATCACGTTGTCGGCATGAAGGCGGTTGACGCGCCCGACATGTCCAAGGAATAA
- the pdxH gene encoding pyridoxamine 5'-phosphate oxidase has translation METRTGIFAGDDPFAIAQRWLSEADTSEPNDPNAIALSTVDSQGLPNARMVLLKEIEPDAFVFYTNYESQKAQELDGAGKAAFVMHWKSLRRQVRVRGLISREDGPKADDYYASRSLKSRLGAWASRQSQPLSGRGALMAEVAKVTAQQGVNPKRPPFWGGYRITPLEIEFWADGEFRLHDRFQWRRADAAAPWAVTRLNP, from the coding sequence ATGGAAACGCGGACTGGTATATTTGCGGGGGACGATCCCTTTGCGATTGCGCAGCGTTGGCTTTCCGAAGCAGACACGAGTGAGCCGAATGACCCCAACGCCATCGCGCTGAGCACGGTAGATTCGCAAGGGCTGCCAAACGCCCGCATGGTGCTGTTGAAAGAGATCGAACCGGACGCCTTTGTCTTTTACACCAATTACGAAAGCCAAAAGGCTCAAGAGCTGGATGGCGCGGGCAAGGCGGCTTTTGTCATGCATTGGAAATCATTGCGCCGTCAGGTGCGGGTGCGCGGGCTGATTAGCCGCGAAGACGGGCCAAAGGCCGATGACTACTACGCATCGCGCTCGCTCAAGAGCCGTTTGGGGGCTTGGGCCTCGCGCCAATCGCAGCCTCTGTCGGGGCGCGGGGCGTTGATGGCCGAAGTCGCCAAAGTGACCGCGCAGCAGGGGGTGAACCCTAAACGTCCGCCGTTCTGGGGCGGATACCGGATCACCCCGCTGGAAATCGAATTCTGGGCAGATGGCGAATTCCGCCTGCATGACCGTTTTCAATGGCGCCGCGCGGATGCCGCAGCGCCCTGGGCCGTCACACGGCTCAATCCTTGA